The Radiobacillus deserti genomic interval GCTAAAGTAGGAGTAGCAACTGCAATCATTGCAGATTTGTATAAACAGCGACTCGGAAAAATAGATTATGAGAAAGATGACAAATATGGTGGGATTATAAGAGAGCATGGGGGTGAAATTCTAACCCTATTGCAGGAACTTCCGGAACCCGATGAAATTAAGCTTTTGTTACAACAAGTAGGTGGTGCAACTACAACAAGTGATTTGCATATTGCGAATACATTAGTAGCCAAAAGCCTTAATGAAGCTTTCCATTTGCGAGATCGTTGTACAGGACTCATGCTTATTAACCGTTTTAAACATAACGATCTAGAGTATCCATTATAATTCAAGCAGGTTTTTCATAACTTACATTACTATGGTACCAGTGGTCAACTTGACAAGTTCAACATTCCTTCTTATATTTAAGTATAAATTCATAAGAATAAACGTTGAAAAGGACTAGTATGATACGAAGCATTCTGCAAGAGAGGAAATGGATGGTGCGAAATTTCCGGATGCCGTATGAGAACCTACCTTGGAGTTTTGTGCTGAAAAGCAACGACGGAGTAATCCGATATCAAGAAGAGTGCATAACATGTGTTATGAATTAGGGTGGTACCACCAAGCCTCGGTCCCTTTACAGGACAGGAGGCTTTTTTGTGTTTAGAAAAGGAAAAGGTGTGAGTGAAATGGGTAAAAAAGATAAACAGTTTGTAGAAAAAGTAACCGCTATGGAAGAAGATTTTGCCCAATGGTACACGGATGTTGTGAAGCAAGCAGACCTAGTCGACTATGCTTCTGTTCGAGGATCCATGATTATTCGTCCATATGGATATGCCATTTGGGAAAATATTAGAGATGTACTAGATAAGAAAATTAAAGACACGGGCCATCAAAACATGTATTTCCCGTTATTCATTCCAGAAAGCTTATTGCAAAAAGAGAAGGACCACATTGAAGGCTTTGCGCCAGAGGTAGCTTGGGTTACGCATGGAGGAAGTGAAGAGCTTCAAGAACGGCTCGTAGTTCGACCTACTTCAGAAGTGCTGTTTGCCGAGCACTATTCGAAAATTATTCATTCCTATCGAGACTTGCCAAAGCTTTACAATCAGTGGAGTAACGTAGTTCGTTGGGAAAAGACTACTAGACCATTTTTACGTTCGTTAGAATTCTTGTGGCAGGAAGGGCATACTTGTCATGCGACAGAGCAAGATGCTGCTGAAGAAACGAGAAAAATGCTTGACGTGTATGCAACGGTTTGTGAAGATTTCCTCGCCATACCTGTTATAAAAGGGAGGAAGACGGAAAAGGAAAAATTCGCTGGAGCGAACTATACGTTAACGATTGAAAGTCTCATGCATGATGGGAAAGCTCTACAAACGGGTACATCTCACCATTTAGGTACAGGGTTTGCGGAAGCCTTTGATATTACGTACAGTGATGAGAATGGGAACCAACAGTATGTTCATCAAACTTCTTGGGGCATCACAACACGTTTAATTGGCGCATTGATTATGGTCCATGGGGATAACCGGGGACTTGTTGTACCACCAAGAGTTGCGCCAACACAGGTTATGATTGTTCCGATTGCTCAGCATAAGGAAGGCGTCCTAGAAAGAGCATACGAATTGAAAGGTCAAGTTGCAGAGTTTGCTCGTGTCGATATAGATGCGAGTGACAAAATGCCTGGGTGGAAATTCAATGAATATGAAATGAAGGGAATTCCACTTCGCTTAGAAGTCGGTCCTAAGGATATCGAAAAGAACCAAGTAGTGCTTGTTCGACGAGATACAGGGGAAAAAAGCTTCGTTGCCATGGATGAACTATCCACCATTATTCCTGCTTTATTAGAAGACATTCAACAAACCTTATATGATCGAGCACTAGCTCACCGTGAAGAGAAAACGACGAATGTAACGACGTTTGCTGAATTCAAACAGGCATTAGAGCAAAATCCTGGCTTTGTAGAAGCGATGTGGTGTGAGGATAAAGCATGTGAAGAGAATATAAAAGAAGAGACAGGTGCAACCTCTCGCTGTATTCCTTTCGAGCAGGAAAACCGAGCTGGTCATTGTGTATGCTGTGGGAAGGAAGCTACTCAGCTGGTTTACTGGGCCAAAGCATATTAGTGGAAGGTATTTCCTATAAAAAAGGGACTATACGCGAAAGGAAAATACATTTATAATAAAAGTAATAAATATACACATCCGATAAAGGCAAACCTTTGGAAACGGAGGGACGCAAAGCTATAGGGGCTAAGATTCAATTGAATGATGCCTGCCAGCTACCGAAGAGATAAAAAAACTAATCTTCGGATTAGTTTTTTTTGTGGAATGCCTATTGGATGAAATAGGAGGAAAAAACATGAAAAAACTTATTATACCCGCAACCGTCATTTTAGCATTAGGATTTGGTGGACAAGTTTCTGCTGCTGTGCCAACAGCTCAAGATAGCGTCGAGTCAGAGGCTGGGGCACTACCAGGAGAATTTTTGTATAGCTTAGATGAGTTAATCGAGAACCTGCAATTAGTGTTTACTTCCGATTCGGAAAAAGAAGCGGAGCTTCTGATTCAG includes:
- the proS gene encoding proline--tRNA ligase, whose translation is MGKKDKQFVEKVTAMEEDFAQWYTDVVKQADLVDYASVRGSMIIRPYGYAIWENIRDVLDKKIKDTGHQNMYFPLFIPESLLQKEKDHIEGFAPEVAWVTHGGSEELQERLVVRPTSEVLFAEHYSKIIHSYRDLPKLYNQWSNVVRWEKTTRPFLRSLEFLWQEGHTCHATEQDAAEETRKMLDVYATVCEDFLAIPVIKGRKTEKEKFAGANYTLTIESLMHDGKALQTGTSHHLGTGFAEAFDITYSDENGNQQYVHQTSWGITTRLIGALIMVHGDNRGLVVPPRVAPTQVMIVPIAQHKEGVLERAYELKGQVAEFARVDIDASDKMPGWKFNEYEMKGIPLRLEVGPKDIEKNQVVLVRRDTGEKSFVAMDELSTIIPALLEDIQQTLYDRALAHREEKTTNVTTFAEFKQALEQNPGFVEAMWCEDKACEENIKEETGATSRCIPFEQENRAGHCVCCGKEATQLVYWAKAY